The Chamaesiphon minutus PCC 6605 DNA window CTTTACTAGAGACGCTGGCTAATGCCAGCATTTTTTGCCAAATATCATTAGACTTATAAGCTGCATAGATCGGAATTAACATTGCTGTAATCATCAATATCAAGATGAAGTTCAAGATTGAATTCATAAATTTCTTCTCCGTTTAACTCGATGAACTTCATAGCCACCATCTCGATCGTATTTACGAACGATTGTTTTGGGGGTAAAAGTAATTAGAAAAATATCTAAAAATACTAGCCCAGACGATCGATTTGGCGGCACCCGTTCGATCTCGATATCTTCAGCTTGATGGGGACGAAAAATCATTTCAATCGCTTCGATATAAGCGATCGGAATTGCCATCACAATTTTACCGAATACCCGCAGCCAATCCCTCAACGTACCGTTGGTGGAGCCTCCGCTGTGCGGAATCGAGCGGTGATTGCGGGGTAAGATTAAGGAGATAACAATCCCGATCGCGATATTTTCTGGACTCAAATCGGATGTGAGTAGCAGCCAAATAGTGAGTCTGAGGATGATGTTTAGATAACCACTCATGTAAATGTCGCCCAAAACAGTAAAATTGACACCAACGTCATCACGCCGATTAAATTGTCGAATTGCTCTAATACTCGGGGTATTTTTAGTGCCATTCGCTTAAATATAGTGATATAAGCTAACCAACCCCCAGCAATAATTGCGATCGCTTTAATGGTATTTGTCGGATCGTAAGCCTCAAAATAGACAACATTTGCCACGACTAAGCCACCGATTAGTAAGCCGATTGCTAGCCAAAATCCCAGCTTAATCGGTTTGGTATTTACACCTGGCTGGTGTGGTAAAAAGATAAATTTAGCAAACGAAATTGCCGTGCCTACCGCCACCACATTCATCGCGATTTCTTGCCACGGCAAGAGATTTTTCATCGTCAATACCTTCGCCCCAAACCCAGATAGTAATGGGAAGCCAGAAATCGAGAATCCAGCAATCGCCAAGAAAATCCACAGCGTGCGATCGATTGGTTGATGCTGCAATTCCTTAAAATTACGACTCGGTAAAGCTCCCGCCAGCATAAATAGGCTCGATTTCACCAAGCCATGCGTCAGGGCATAAAATCCGCTCACTTCAGGAGCCGCCAGCATAAAACCCAATTGGGAAACGGTGTGAAATGCTAACATCCGTTTGGTATCCTTCTCAAATACTGCGTAGGAAACGCCCAGAACCGCTGTCCCGACCCCGAAAACTCGAATAATGGGGTCAACATCATCCAAAATCAGCGCACACCTAACTAGCGGATATACCCCCGCTTTCACCACAATCCCCGATAACATCGCTGCAACTGGAGTTTCTGATTCCGATTCGGCTAGCGGTACCCACAAACCAGAAACAAATACTCCACCCTTAGTCAGTAGCCCCATAAAGATCAGCGCGAGTGCCTCCGGCGGCGATCCGCGCAAACCTGCAAAGGTAAAGGAATGATGCGTTTTATAAACCAGCACCGCACCGACTAGATAAAACAACATGCCTACATTACTAACAAACAGATACCGCAACGCCACCCAAATCGTGCGATCTGTGCGCGGATAAGCTATTAACAGTGCCGCAGCAATGCCACTGACCTCCAAGGCAACATACAAACTGATAAAATCCGTACAGGCAAACGCCGCATTTAAACTGCCATGCAGGATAATTAATTGCCCATAAAAAAACGCCACCTTCTCAGTTTGCCAACAGTAGAGAATTACCGCCGCCGTGACGAGGGCATTAGTGAGAATAAAATAACCGCTGAGTGAATCTATTAATAAAGTTACGCCAAAATTATCGAGTAACTGAAGCGCGATCGACGATCGAGAAATGATTAGCTGTAACGCATATCCCACCGAACAGATCGCTGCAAATATTGCCAGATAGCGATCGAGTTTTGGGAATAAAAAAATTAGAAATCCCGCCACAAATGGGAGAACAATCCAGGCGATCGAGATGGTATTCATGGCGTATTTTCCTTCTCGATTTCACTGGTGTCCAAGGTGGGATGATCCTGTGCCAATTTCATTGCCCCAACCAACATCAGAGCCTGAATCGAAAACCCAATCACGATCGCTGTCAAAATCACCGATTGGGGCACTGGATCGGCGTAAGTTCCATTATTTTTGGCATTGCCAGCAATCGGTGTAAATAAACCTCCCCGCGCAGCAATCAGCACATAATAGGCAATTACCCCAGTACTCATCACATCCATTGCAAAAATTTTCATCACCAAATTTCGCTTAAAAATAATGGCGAAGAATCCACATAATATCGTCGCTAGTGTAAATGCTTCTAACACGATCGTTGACACTTTAGCCTCCCAATTGATTATTTACGATTGACTCTCCAGTTAACTAGTCCGAAACGGTAGAAATGAAGCTACCATTTTTTGCCAACTCCCCGCTCCCCGCCAAAATAGTACCTAGATTTACGACGTACACTACTAGATACTTTATCTTGGTAAGTGATAGTTTCAATCGATCGCTATGCGCGCCTTACCAGCAACTACCATCAAAATCGGTGAATTGTCGGCTAGAAGCCAAGTCCCCATTAAAACGATTCGTTACTATGAGGAGATTGGATTATTACCGCAGCCCGATCGAACCGAAGGTCATTTTCGATTATTTCCGCTGGAGACTGTTTCTCGCTTATTATTCATCAAACGTCTGCAATTATTGGGTTTGAGCTTGCAAGAAGTCAAAGAATGTTTAACCGTATTCGATCGGGGCGAGCTACCTTGTGCCGATCTGCGAGTTAAGCTAGAGAGCCATATTGAGGCGATCGATCTCCAAATTCAATCCATGTCGGCGTTGCGTCAGCAACTGGGAGAAATTCTCCAAGACTGGGATGAAAATCCCACACCCCAAGCGAATATTATTTGTCCAAATTTACAGACTTAGGGGCTTGACTCTCCACTAGAGTGTAGATTGTAAGATGCGTTTATTCTCTCAATTGGCAGTACTTTAAGCTATGACTACGACATCAATGGTGTGTACTTGCAACCCCTGCACTTGCACAGTTTGTCTGTGTAGCACAATGGTAAAAAATAATTGTTGCTGTACCCCCAAACAGACTACTGATAACTCATCGGATGCGGCTAGCTCGATCGATACCAACAGTTAAATTAATTAATAATTATTAATTAATAATTGGGTTTTTAGGGTGGGGTTTAAATCCCCATCCTAAAAACGATTCACCTAAGAGGATGTCTGAAAACTCAATTCCGTTAAGCTTAAACCCTAGTACATCCCCCCTATCCCCCCTTAAAAAGCTACCGTGTATACACAAGTCTGATTGACTTCGTTTCTAGATCTAAATCCCCCAAACCCCCTTAAAAAGCTTGCTCAGATCCGGTCAAAGTCCCCCTTTTTAAGGGGGATTTAGCGGCTCCCGTAACTCCTTTGGAGTGGCTGCGCCAACGTCGGGTTCCCCGACGGATTAGGGAGACAAGACAGGGGGATTTCTAGGGTTTTCGCTTCCCTCCAGACTTGTGTATACACGGTAGCTTTTTAAGGGGGGAACCGACTCTTAGTCCCCCTTTTTAAGGGGGATTTAGCGGCGCATCGAACGGGAGGTTCCCTCCCGTTTGTGTGCGACAAGACAGGGGGATTTACCCACTGCAAACGAAGCAATTAGACTTTTCAGACATCCTCTAAAGGAGGGGAATTTAGACCCCTTATTCTCGTTAAGCAGTAGATCTGAGGTTGCGATCGTCACCTCATATCTATTATAAATTTGCCAACAGGATTGAAAATTACTCACTAGTGGATTCGATCGGCGGGGCAGTTTCGACAGATTCACCAAAGGCGACGCGGAGAAATGGTGGAGCGACAAACGTCGTCAGAATCACCATAATAATAATCGACACCTGCAACGGCTTATCTAAAATACCGCTAGCTGCACCAATCCCGGCAAATACCAAGCCAACCTCACCACGAGGAATCATCCCTACCCCGATCGCCCAACGGTTAACGCCGGGGATGCCGAATACCGCCCAACCAGTTACTAATTTACCGATCACTGCCACGACGACTAAAAAGACAGCAATTAATAGTCCTGCCCGATTTTCTGGTACGGTGGGGTTCAAAACGCCCAAATCTGCCCGTGCGCCGACAGTCACAAAAAAGATCGGCACGAGTAAATCGGCGATCGGTTTAATTAGTTCGTCTAACTCGTCTCTTGCATCGCTTTCATCTAATACTAATCCAGCCGCAAACGCGCCCAAAATTGCCTCCAGATGAATGGCATTGCCTAAAAATGCCATAAAAAAGGCAAAGATAAACGCCGGAATAATGATGTTGCCACGAGTTTTTAGTTTCGCGACGATCGATGTAAATGCTTTATTAAAAAAGCCACCCAATAAAATCGAACCGATCAGAAATACTGTGGCACTGACGATTAAATAAATCACATTCGTCACGTCAATCTCGCCTGTTTTAGCAAGACTAGCAACTACAGCGAGAACGATAATTCCCAGCACATCATCAATTACCGCCGCACCGACAATAATTTGACCCTCTTTAGACTTTAGTTGCCCCAACTCCGATAATACCTTCGACGTAATCCCGATACTCGTTGCCGTCAATGCCGCCCCTGCAAAAATCGCCGGAATCGCTGCCACATGGAAGACGAGCATCAATCCCGCTGTACCCGCAGCAAAGGGCGCAGCCACACCCACACAGGCAACCACGATCGCTTGAATCCCTACCTCTTTGAGTTGGCGCAGATCGGATTCTAGCCCAATTTCAAATAGCAGGATAATCACGCCGAGTTCGGCAAGCACTGAGATTACTTCGCTCTGGGACTCAAATACCGTCTCGATTCCCTCCGGTGAAAGTTGGTTGAGAGCTTGCAGTGCCGTCATCAATAATGAATCCGTCGCTGCTAGTCCGCCTTCGGGGAAAATCACCAGATGTAAGGCGGAAACTCCGACAATCACACCTGCCACTAATTCCCCCAGTACTGGTGGAAAATCTAACTGTTTAGCCACTTCTGAACCAATTTTACTGGCGATAAAGATCGTTACCAGCGTGAGCAATACTCCAGACAAAATAATCGGCGAATATTCTG harbors:
- a CDS encoding Na+/H+ antiporter subunit E; amino-acid sequence: MSGYLNIILRLTIWLLLTSDLSPENIAIGIVISLILPRNHRSIPHSGGSTNGTLRDWLRVFGKIVMAIPIAYIEAIEMIFRPHQAEDIEIERVPPNRSSGLVFLDIFLITFTPKTIVRKYDRDGGYEVHRVKRRRNL
- a CDS encoding cation:proton antiporter; amino-acid sequence: MNTISIAWIVLPFVAGFLIFLFPKLDRYLAIFAAICSVGYALQLIISRSSIALQLLDNFGVTLLIDSLSGYFILTNALVTAAVILYCWQTEKVAFFYGQLIILHGSLNAAFACTDFISLYVALEVSGIAAALLIAYPRTDRTIWVALRYLFVSNVGMLFYLVGAVLVYKTHHSFTFAGLRGSPPEALALIFMGLLTKGGVFVSGLWVPLAESESETPVAAMLSGIVVKAGVYPLVRCALILDDVDPIIRVFGVGTAVLGVSYAVFEKDTKRMLAFHTVSQLGFMLAAPEVSGFYALTHGLVKSSLFMLAGALPSRNFKELQHQPIDRTLWIFLAIAGFSISGFPLLSGFGAKVLTMKNLLPWQEIAMNVVAVGTAISFAKFIFLPHQPGVNTKPIKLGFWLAIGLLIGGLVVANVVYFEAYDPTNTIKAIAIIAGGWLAYITIFKRMALKIPRVLEQFDNLIGVMTLVSILLFWATFT
- a CDS encoding cation:proton antiporter subunit C, with protein sequence MLEAFTLATILCGFFAIIFKRNLVMKIFAMDVMSTGVIAYYVLIAARGGLFTPIAGNAKNNGTYADPVPQSVILTAIVIGFSIQALMLVGAMKLAQDHPTLDTSEIEKENTP
- a CDS encoding heavy metal-responsive transcriptional regulator, with amino-acid sequence MRALPATTIKIGELSARSQVPIKTIRYYEEIGLLPQPDRTEGHFRLFPLETVSRLLFIKRLQLLGLSLQEVKECLTVFDRGELPCADLRVKLESHIEAIDLQIQSMSALRQQLGEILQDWDENPTPQANIICPNLQT
- a CDS encoding cation:proton antiporter encodes the protein MFLNDTLALWSAVSTPPLLATVAAEYSPIILSGVLLTLVTIFIASKIGSEVAKQLDFPPVLGELVAGVIVGVSALHLVIFPEGGLAATDSLLMTALQALNQLSPEGIETVFESQSEVISVLAELGVIILLFEIGLESDLRQLKEVGIQAIVVACVGVAAPFAAGTAGLMLVFHVAAIPAIFAGAALTATSIGITSKVLSELGQLKSKEGQIIVGAAVIDDVLGIIVLAVVASLAKTGEIDVTNVIYLIVSATVFLIGSILLGGFFNKAFTSIVAKLKTRGNIIIPAFIFAFFMAFLGNAIHLEAILGAFAAGLVLDESDARDELDELIKPIADLLVPIFFVTVGARADLGVLNPTVPENRAGLLIAVFLVVVAVIGKLVTGWAVFGIPGVNRWAIGVGMIPRGEVGLVFAGIGAASGILDKPLQVSIIIMVILTTFVAPPFLRVAFGESVETAPPIESTSE